The window GGTTTCTCTTGGTATTCCCACCTTTATTGGTTCAATTATTTCTATAGGCGGAAGTGAAAAGGTTGAGAAGATTTTAACAGAGGACATATCTCATATCTTTGGTGCATCCATCATCTACAATCCTAAGGAAGAGAATTGTAAAGAGATTGCCGTTCGGTTAGTTAAAATACTCAATCGGAGAAGAAAAGGGATGAAATGAGGTATCTGATAATAGGGAATAGTGCAGCTGGAATAAGTGCTGCAAAGAGTATCAGAAAGGCAGATAGAAATGGAATAATCACTATCGTTTCTGATGAAGGAGAATACGGCTATTCCAGAATTGCCATACCTGAGATAATAAAAGGAAAATTTTCGAAAGAGAAGGTGACCCTTTGTCACGAAGATTTTTACACCAGCCTTGATATAAGACTCCGAATTAACTCAAAGGTGAAATCAATTGATCCAGAGAAAAATACTGTTGTTCTGGATGATAACAGAAAGCTTACATATGATAAACTCCTGATAGCTTCTGGTGCTTCTCCACTATTTCCTGACATTAAAGGGATTGATAAAGATGGGATATATGGAGTTCGTAACTTAAAGGATTTGGAGAAGATAAAATCAGGATTAAGCCAAGGGAAAAGGGTAACCATATTAGGAGGGGGTCTGGTTGGTTTAAAGACGGCTGAGGCACTTGTCAAACCTGGCTACAAGATTACCATTATTGAACTTTTAGATAGGATTTTGCCTTTAAGGCTTGATCATATTTGTTCAGAAATGCTCACAGAGGAGGTAACATCTCAGGGCATAAGGATCATCTTAAATTCAACCATTCAAGAGATTTTGGGTAGGGAGAGGGTTGAATCAGTAATAGTAAATGAAGAGAGGATACCAACGGATATACTGATTATGGCGATAGGCGTCAAGCCGAATTGTGATTTTTTAGCTGACAGCAAAATTGAGATTCAAGATGGAATAATGGTTAATGATTACCTCCAGACTAATATAGAGAATATATATGCTGCAGGGGATGTCGCTGTAGTAAAAGATATCATTTCTGGAGAACATCAGAATATTCCTATTTGGCCTGAAGCATCTATCCAAGGGAGAATTGCCGGTCTGAACATGGCTGGAATAAGACAGGAATATTCTGGGGGAATGGCCATGAATTCAATAAAGGTCTTTAATCTTCCCATAATCTCTTTTGGTTATATTCAAGAGGATAGAGAAATGGGTTATGATGAGGTGGTCAGATATCTCCCTAAAGATCGTTGGTATCGAAGGATGATATTTAGGGAAGACAGGTTAAGAGGTGCAATTTTTGTTGGGGAAATCAAACCTGCTGGAATAGCCCAGTGGTTGATCAGGAAAGACATAGAAATTCCAGAGGAAAAGAGAAGGCTCCTTATGGAAAAGGGTTTTGATTTTGCAAAAATTTCTAGTGGTCTTCACATTAAAATAAGAGAGATTTACAGTGAGAATAGATCAAGAGAAATGTATTGAATGTAGAAGATGTAATTATTATTGCACAATGAATGCCATTCATTTAGAGGAGATTCCTCATCTTCCAGGTAAGGTTTCTAGTGTGGTTGACGAAGAGGAATGTGTTGAATGTGGCGCCTGTAAGAGGGCGGATGTATGCCCTGTGGATGCGATTTATGAACAAACCACTGCATGGCCAAGGACTGTGAGGAGTAATTTCAGTAACCCCCTTGTCGAACATAAGGAGACAAAGATACCCGGAAGGGGTACTGAAGAGATGAAGACAAATGATGTAACTGGTCGATTTAAAAGAGGCTATGCAGGTATCTCTGTTGAGATGGGAAGACCAGGAACTGGTGCCAGATTAAGTGATTTAGAAAAGGTGGCTATGGCTATTGCAGAGGTAGGGGTAGATTTTGAATCTAAAAATCCTATTACAGGTCTTATGGTTGATAAAAAGAGGGGAAAGTTAAGTGAAGAGGTTCTTCAGGAGAAGGTCTTATCAGCTATTATTGAATTTGTGACTCCCCTTGAAAAGGTGAGGCTCGTTTTAAAGGCTATAAAAGAAGCTTCGAAGAAAATAGAAACCGTCTTTAGCTTGAATCTGGTATGCCTTCCTGATGAGGAGGGCCATATTCCCACTCTTCCTATGGCTAAACAAGAAGGTTTTATCTATAGGATTAATGGAAAAACAAACCTTGGATTGGGAAGACCAAAAGCCTTGGAGGTAGAATAAAATGACCCATACCTTACATCGAAGAGGAGATTTTGAAAATTTAAGAGAAGATTTTCCCATGCTGGCTATGTCAGCCAAAGGGATAAATGATATTGGTTCTGCAAAAAAGATGAGAAATTTTTTTCAGATTATCCTAAAGTATGAGATTGTTAACTTCGGCGATATGAAGACAGGAAACAAATTTACAACTGATATCGACTCTATTATGGATAGCATGAAAGACAGCTCCATAGTGCATGCTGTATTCAAGGATAAGGATGAACTGAAAAGATGTATTGAGGAGCTCAAAAAAGAGGATTTGGGGATTTCTATTGTGGTCTCCGGGGTCTTTGATGAGGTGGATGAGTGTTGCAGAGAAACAGGCATAAAGTGGAATATAACAGAGTATTCCCTAGGGATCCATGGAAAGCTTGAAAAGCTTCCAGACGAAGATTTTTTAGAGTTCAGTACCATGTGCGGTCATGGCATGGTAGCAGCAGATTTAGCCAAAAAGATGATATTAGATTTAAAAAAGAAAAGAATAAGTTATAGAGAAGCAGCAGAGGAGCTGGCAAAACAGTGCTGTTGTGGGATATTCAATCCTTACAGGGCAGAAAAGCTCTTAAGAAAGGCATGCGCTCATTGGTGCCTTTTTGAAAGCTAAAATAAAAAGGGGTTAATATGAAGGTTCGGTCTGCATTTCTTGAAGGTCCTAGAAATCTTTCACTTGTTGATAGAGAAATAGAGTTAGAAGATGATGAGGTTTTAGTAGAGACATATCAGGCCTCAATCTGTGGCACGGATAAGATGTATTTTCAGGGGGAACTTCCTCCAACGAAAAAATACCCTATATACCTTGGACATGAGGGAGGTGGTGTGGTTAGAGAGGTAGGAAAAAGGGTTCATGAATTCAAAGAGGGAGAGAGGGTAGCCTCCTTTTCCCATTGCAATACCTTCTCTGATTTCTTTAAAGCAAAAACCATTGGTTTGCAGAAGATACCAGATGATTTAGATTTTAGTGTCGGCTGCCTTGCAGAGCCATTAACATGTGCTGTCTTTTCAGCATATCATTCTGGTGTTACTCTTGGGGATAGGGTTGCTATTTTTGGTATGGGATTTGCCGGCCAGATTATTCTCCAATATGTTAAAAAAATAGGGGCAACAACCATATTTGCTATTGATATTGCCGATCCAAAACTCAGCATAGCAAAGAAATTGGGGGCTGATGTCATTACTAATCCACTAAAAGAAGATCCCGTAAAGAAAATCCTTGATGTTACAGAAAATAGGGGTGTTGATGTAGCTGTTGAGTCTGCGGGTGAAGAGAAGGCAATGAATCAAGCTACTCAGTCCCTTAAGCACAACGGGATTTTAGTATTATACAGTCATATTGTTAAACCGATTACACTAAATATCTCCCGCTGGCATGATGATAGTATAGATATCCGATCTACAGGTCTCGTCCATCATACCTATCAGGAGAGACAGGTATGGGCTGAAGGGATGTTTAAACCCCTAAAACAGAATTTACTCGATATCGATTCATTAATCACCAAAGAATATAAACTTGAGAATATTAGTGATGCCTTTGAAGAGATCAGTCATAAAAACGATATCATCAAGGCTATTATACTTCCATAAATCATTAAATATAATTCGATTAAACTCAGATTATTATTAAATAAAAAATGATCATTTTGGATTAAAATACATTAATCATCTAAATCAGAATTTACTTGACATGATGTATAATGTATTATAAGTTGAATGACTCGACAGTTATCAAAAATAGAGACAAAATCATCAAGATTTTGGTAAATTCCACAGACTCTTTCAAAAGGAAGATTTTTTCCTTTTTTGGGTTTTTGAAATTTAATGAGACATAATTTGATAAATTCATAAAGAAAGGAGGTGAGAAGAAGTTTTCTGACAGGACGACTCAGTATTTTTTTCATAATTAGAGATGTAAACCTGCAGAAGGAGATTTTCTTATGATAAAGAAAGGAGTATTATTCACAGCTTTGATTTTAAGCATTCTAATGATAGCTGGACCCCTTGCTAGCTCAGTTTTGGCTGCAGACAAACCGGTTGTGATAAGAGTAGGGCACGTTGGATTTACTGGTTCTCTCTTTGAGAAAACAGGAAACTATTTTGAAAAGATTGTAGAGGCGAGAAGCCAGGGCGCCATTGATATAAGAAATTTTGGGGCAAGCCAGCTGGGTAAAGATAAAGAGATGATGCAGGCGGTTCGTCTGGGAAATTTAGAGATGTGTGTTCCTTCAACAGTTGTTCCTGCTGTAGCCCCTATTTTTGGATTTCAAGAACTTCCCTTCTTGTTCAAAGACAGAAAACATGTAGAAAATGTACTGTTAGGGCCTGTAGGCTGGAAGCTCGATCAGGTTCTCCAAGAAAAAGGATATATTATCCTTGGTTTCTGGGAGAATGGGTTCAGGAAGATAACAAACAATGCTCGTCCCATAAATACACCTGAAGATCTCAAAGGAATCAAACTGAGAACTCCCAAAAGCCCTGCAAGGGTTAAGCTCTTTAAGACACTCGGTGCAAATCCAACATCTATGAGTTTTAAAGAGGTCTTTTCTGCCTTGCAGCAGGGTGTAATCGATGGGCAGGAAAACCCTATGGCCCAGATTATGTCGGCAAAGTTTTATGAAGTCCAGAAATATCTCTCTATATCCAACCATGTTTATACGCCAGGCTATGGCTTGATCGGCAAAAAGTTCTTCGAGGGTCTTGCTCCAGAGCTTCAATACACCTTAAGAGTAGCTGGTGCAGATACAGGAGATTATGCGAGAAGAACAGGGAAGAGCATGGATAAGAAGCTGATGAAAGAGGCCAAAAAACATATGAAGATAAATAACATAAACCGCAAAGCCTTTATGGATGCCTCTAAGAGCCTCTATGATGATTATCCAAAAGAGTTTGGTGCAGATGGAAAGTGGATTCTGGACCAAATCATGAAAGCAGCTAAGTAATAACAGAAATACCGAAAAAGAGCCCCTTCTTAAAAATAGAAGGGGCTCGATTATGTTATTAGCTTGTTTTGAACAGGAGATTCTGATAGATGAAAAAGTTGTATGACTTTGTGCTGAGATTAGTAGAATATATCGTCATCCTATTGATGATTGCCATGACCCTTTTAGTCGTGGTTGCTGTAATCTTTAGAAAAGCAGGGCATTCCATAAGCTGGTATGATGAATTTGCAGGTTATATCTTGGTCTGGGTCACTTTCTGGGGTGCTGTAATTGCCCTAGAGAGAAAGAGACATATTGGGTTTGAGAGTCTGGTAGAGCTTATGCCGAAATCTATTCAAAAGATGGTTATGTCCGTTGTTTATATTTTCCTGATATTCTTAAATCTAGTTCTTATAAAATATGGTTGGAGATTAACAACAGAATTGACAGGAGAAACCGCTATTACTTTACCTGTCCCTATTGGCTATATCAATGCTGTCCTACCAATAACTGCTTCTTTAATGTTGATACTCTGTTTGATTCAGATAGTAGAGGTGTGGTTTAAAAAAGAAGGAGAGCAATCTTAGATGGGGTGGATTATTCTCGTCCTTGTTGTTGGTTTAGTTTTAATCAATGTTCCTATTGGTTTTGCTCTTGCTTTAACTGCCGCTTTTGCTATGCTGATAAAGAATATAGATCTATTAACTGTTCCTCTAAGACTATTTAATGGTGCTGACAATTTTCCTCTTTTAGCCATCCCCCTCTTTGTTCTTACCGGGGCCTTGATGAACTCTGCTGGGATATCTCAAAGATTGATTAACTTTGCAGGTGCCCTTGTAGGATTTATCCGCGGTGGGCTTGCTATGGTCAATATCGTTACCTCCATGTTCTTTGCAGAGATATCTGGATCAGCTGTGGCAGATGCTGCAGCCTTAGGAAGTATCCTTATCCCGGCCATGAGAAAAAAGGGATACCCCCTAGACTTTTCAGCAGCGGTAACCTCGGCCTCTGCAACCTGTGCTATCATAATCCCTCCGAGTATTCCGATGATTATCTATGCTGTTATGGCTGAGACTTCCATTGTAAAGTTATTTATGGCAGGGGTTATTCCGGGTATAATAGCTGGAGGTTCCATGATGGCTCTCTCCTATTACTTTGCCGTAAAAAAGAAATGGCCAGTAGAGGAAATGTTCAATCTAAAAAATGTATGGAAAACCTTCAAAGAGGCCGCCTGGACATTTCTTATTCCTGTTATCATCATTGGTGGTATCTTTAGTGGAATCTTTACAGCAACAGAAGCAGCAGGTGTAACAGCAGCATCCGCCCTTATTATTGGTATATTTATATACAGAGAACTCGAGCTAAAAAGTCTTCCTAAGATCTTCTTAGATGCTGGAGAACAGACAGCAATCGTTATGCTGATTGTTGCCGGTTCAGCACTTTTGAGCTGGGTCTTAACCAATGAGATGATTCCCCAGAGGATTGCAGCAAATATCATAGCCATGACCCAGAATAAGTATCTCATTTTGATGATGATGAATCTCTTCTTTCTCTTTGCTGGCATGTTTTTACACAGCGCCGCAGCCATTATCATGATTGTTCCTATTGTTATGCCTCTCGTGAATATGGTTGGGATTGACCCTATCCACTTTGGACTCATTGTTACCTTTAACTTAGGCATAGGACAGCAGACTCCTCCGGTTGCCTCTGTACTTTTGACCACATGCTCTGTAGCTAAGGTATCGATAACCGAGGTGATGAGGGTTAATATATTCTTTATTATGATTGCCCTTTTTGTTCTGATCCTTTTGACCTATATTCCTGCTATAAGTATGTTCCTCCCAAATCTATTGATAGGACCAGGACCATAAAAATAAAAAATATCTCGGTCTTAAATGATGAGTCTTAAAAAAATCCTTATTCTCATCACGGTGGGTATTTTTTTTCTATCTCTAAATGGTTTTGCACCAAAAG of the Nitrospinota bacterium genome contains:
- a CDS encoding FAD-dependent oxidoreductase, with protein sequence MRYLIIGNSAAGISAAKSIRKADRNGIITIVSDEGEYGYSRIAIPEIIKGKFSKEKVTLCHEDFYTSLDIRLRINSKVKSIDPEKNTVVLDDNRKLTYDKLLIASGASPLFPDIKGIDKDGIYGVRNLKDLEKIKSGLSQGKRVTILGGGLVGLKTAEALVKPGYKITIIELLDRILPLRLDHICSEMLTEEVTSQGIRIILNSTIQEILGRERVESVIVNEERIPTDILIMAIGVKPNCDFLADSKIEIQDGIMVNDYLQTNIENIYAAGDVAVVKDIISGEHQNIPIWPEASIQGRIAGLNMAGIRQEYSGGMAMNSIKVFNLPIISFGYIQEDREMGYDEVVRYLPKDRWYRRMIFREDRLRGAIFVGEIKPAGIAQWLIRKDIEIPEEKRRLLMEKGFDFAKISSGLHIKIREIYSENRSREMY
- a CDS encoding 4Fe-4S dicluster domain-containing protein: MRIDQEKCIECRRCNYYCTMNAIHLEEIPHLPGKVSSVVDEEECVECGACKRADVCPVDAIYEQTTAWPRTVRSNFSNPLVEHKETKIPGRGTEEMKTNDVTGRFKRGYAGISVEMGRPGTGARLSDLEKVAMAIAEVGVDFESKNPITGLMVDKKRGKLSEEVLQEKVLSAIIEFVTPLEKVRLVLKAIKEASKKIETVFSLNLVCLPDEEGHIPTLPMAKQEGFIYRINGKTNLGLGRPKALEVE
- a CDS encoding zinc-binding dehydrogenase, with product MKVRSAFLEGPRNLSLVDREIELEDDEVLVETYQASICGTDKMYFQGELPPTKKYPIYLGHEGGGVVREVGKRVHEFKEGERVASFSHCNTFSDFFKAKTIGLQKIPDDLDFSVGCLAEPLTCAVFSAYHSGVTLGDRVAIFGMGFAGQIILQYVKKIGATTIFAIDIADPKLSIAKKLGADVITNPLKEDPVKKILDVTENRGVDVAVESAGEEKAMNQATQSLKHNGILVLYSHIVKPITLNISRWHDDSIDIRSTGLVHHTYQERQVWAEGMFKPLKQNLLDIDSLITKEYKLENISDAFEEISHKNDIIKAIILP
- a CDS encoding TRAP transporter substrate-binding protein yields the protein MIKKGVLFTALILSILMIAGPLASSVLAADKPVVIRVGHVGFTGSLFEKTGNYFEKIVEARSQGAIDIRNFGASQLGKDKEMMQAVRLGNLEMCVPSTVVPAVAPIFGFQELPFLFKDRKHVENVLLGPVGWKLDQVLQEKGYIILGFWENGFRKITNNARPINTPEDLKGIKLRTPKSPARVKLFKTLGANPTSMSFKEVFSALQQGVIDGQENPMAQIMSAKFYEVQKYLSISNHVYTPGYGLIGKKFFEGLAPELQYTLRVAGADTGDYARRTGKSMDKKLMKEAKKHMKINNINRKAFMDASKSLYDDYPKEFGADGKWILDQIMKAAK
- a CDS encoding TRAP transporter small permease; protein product: MKKLYDFVLRLVEYIVILLMIAMTLLVVVAVIFRKAGHSISWYDEFAGYILVWVTFWGAVIALERKRHIGFESLVELMPKSIQKMVMSVVYIFLIFLNLVLIKYGWRLTTELTGETAITLPVPIGYINAVLPITASLMLILCLIQIVEVWFKKEGEQS
- a CDS encoding TRAP transporter large permease translates to MGWIILVLVVGLVLINVPIGFALALTAAFAMLIKNIDLLTVPLRLFNGADNFPLLAIPLFVLTGALMNSAGISQRLINFAGALVGFIRGGLAMVNIVTSMFFAEISGSAVADAAALGSILIPAMRKKGYPLDFSAAVTSASATCAIIIPPSIPMIIYAVMAETSIVKLFMAGVIPGIIAGGSMMALSYYFAVKKKWPVEEMFNLKNVWKTFKEAAWTFLIPVIIIGGIFSGIFTATEAAGVTAASALIIGIFIYRELELKSLPKIFLDAGEQTAIVMLIVAGSALLSWVLTNEMIPQRIAANIIAMTQNKYLILMMMNLFFLFAGMFLHSAAAIIMIVPIVMPLVNMVGIDPIHFGLIVTFNLGIGQQTPPVASVLLTTCSVAKVSITEVMRVNIFFIMIALFVLILLTYIPAISMFLPNLLIGPGP